A window of the Xiashengella succiniciproducens genome harbors these coding sequences:
- a CDS encoding M28 family metallopeptidase gives MTIIDEILKERPVGTDSNEKVCDFLLSKAIQAGYKTITLQFDCKRWTKDFSYIDLDGNQYELFPSPFSQPFEKTGDLEIVSTLEELQNKNITDKIVLLNGDLTQQPLQPKNFPFYYPDEHKTIIDLLEDKQPKAIIAITGKHPMCGLNPFPLFEDGNFLIPSAFANKTTGEKITGRKGLTKLKIASKTENSVGRQIIASKKSNGKGKIVVCAHMDSKYGTIGAIDNAAGIEVLFQILDNLKDYNGAYDIDFVPFNGEEYYGVIGQLEYLKHNGNEKSEIKLVINIDSPGHVASKTALSTYNFIDCKQTWLDTKISKNDYIEEGSQWYAGDHAMFAFQGVPCIAVTSSNLFETVLDLTHTSNDTIGNVDFDILKKTSDFLTELIKDYND, from the coding sequence ATGACAATTATCGATGAAATTTTAAAAGAACGACCTGTAGGGACTGACTCAAATGAAAAAGTTTGCGATTTTTTACTCAGTAAAGCAATTCAAGCTGGATATAAAACGATTACTTTACAATTTGACTGTAAACGTTGGACTAAAGATTTTTCATATATTGATTTGGATGGCAATCAATACGAACTATTCCCCAGCCCTTTTTCTCAGCCCTTTGAAAAAACTGGTGATTTAGAGATAGTCTCAACACTGGAAGAATTACAAAATAAAAATATCACAGATAAAATTGTATTACTTAATGGTGATTTAACCCAGCAACCGTTGCAACCCAAGAACTTTCCATTCTACTATCCCGATGAGCATAAAACAATAATTGATTTATTGGAAGATAAGCAACCTAAAGCAATTATTGCTATTACAGGCAAGCATCCAATGTGCGGACTAAATCCATTCCCATTGTTCGAGGACGGGAACTTTTTAATTCCATCAGCATTTGCAAATAAAACAACAGGTGAGAAAATCACTGGAAGAAAAGGATTAACCAAATTGAAAATAGCTTCTAAAACGGAAAATTCTGTTGGTCGACAGATTATTGCTTCCAAAAAAAGTAATGGGAAAGGTAAAATTGTTGTTTGTGCACACATGGACTCTAAATATGGAACAATAGGTGCAATAGATAATGCTGCTGGAATTGAAGTTTTATTTCAGATATTAGACAATTTAAAGGATTATAATGGGGCATATGATATAGATTTTGTTCCATTCAATGGTGAAGAATATTATGGGGTTATTGGGCAATTAGAATATTTAAAGCATAACGGGAACGAGAAGTCTGAAATAAAACTTGTCATAAATATTGATTCGCCTGGACATGTAGCATCTAAAACTGCATTGTCAACTTATAATTTTATTGATTGTAAGCAAACTTGGTTAGATACAAAGATTTCTAAAAATGATTACATTGAAGAAGGTTCACAATGGTATGCTGGTGACCATGCAATGTTTGCATTTCAAGGAGTTCCTTGTATTGCAGTAACTTCATCAAATTTATTTGAAACAGTATTGGACTTGACACATACATCCAATGATACAATTGGTAATGTTGATTTTGATATTTTGAAAAAAACATCAGATTTTTTGACGGAATTGATTAAAGATTATAACGATTAA
- a CDS encoding IS110 family transposase, with translation MENDSISMKIINPKAAGIDIGSRSHWVAIGQEDKDVREFGVFNEDLYDLAQWLTENQIRTIAMESTGTYWQNLYAVLMAQGFEVILCNGKFTKNIKGKKTDIKDCQWIQRLHSLGLLSSSFLPDVQTEQLRTYCRHRANLLHMVASTSKKMQKYLRLLNLRLDVVVKDICGLTGLKIIRSICQGETNPRKLAELRHFNCRRSEDEIARALQSNGRQDYLFALKQELETYDHLQLKISQCDIEIEQLLNQIIENDDNKKQHCIDPKSYKRINKNTPKNIDLNLKAYQLLEGIDLLAIEGMSYGTVLALISEVGLEGIKRFPSAKHFASWLRLAPNNKISGGKVLSSKVPKGSNRLKIALRNAANAIGNLKDSTPLRDFFHRVNFRKGRTSAISATARKLAVIIWNMVVNNTQYINPEGYLFLDQKRKLGLTKRIKKQIDKFGLNPEDLGFSIT, from the coding sequence ATGGAGAATGATTCTATTTCGATGAAAATCATCAACCCAAAGGCTGCTGGTATTGATATTGGGAGTCGGTCACATTGGGTTGCCATTGGTCAGGAAGATAAAGATGTTCGAGAATTTGGAGTTTTTAATGAAGATCTTTATGATTTAGCCCAATGGTTAACTGAAAACCAAATCCGGACAATTGCCATGGAGAGTACAGGCACATACTGGCAAAACCTTTATGCAGTGCTCATGGCCCAGGGATTTGAAGTAATCCTCTGCAATGGAAAATTTACTAAAAACATCAAAGGAAAAAAGACCGACATCAAAGATTGTCAATGGATTCAAAGACTTCATTCCTTGGGTTTATTGAGCAGCAGTTTTTTACCAGATGTTCAAACCGAGCAACTTCGTACCTATTGTAGACACAGGGCGAATTTACTTCACATGGTAGCATCAACCTCAAAGAAAATGCAAAAGTACCTTCGGCTTCTAAATTTAAGATTAGATGTTGTTGTAAAAGATATTTGCGGACTTACTGGTCTAAAAATCATCCGAAGCATTTGCCAAGGTGAAACAAATCCCCGCAAACTGGCAGAGCTTCGACATTTCAACTGCAGACGTTCTGAAGATGAAATCGCCCGAGCTCTTCAATCCAATGGACGACAAGATTACCTGTTTGCCCTTAAACAAGAGCTTGAGACATACGACCATCTACAATTAAAGATCTCCCAATGCGACATCGAAATTGAACAGCTCCTGAATCAAATCATAGAAAATGATGACAATAAGAAGCAGCACTGTATAGATCCTAAATCATATAAGCGCATCAACAAAAACACGCCTAAAAATATCGATTTAAACCTGAAGGCATATCAACTCCTTGAAGGAATCGATCTGCTTGCTATAGAAGGAATGAGTTATGGCACTGTTTTAGCTCTTATCAGTGAAGTTGGACTGGAAGGTATTAAACGATTCCCTTCAGCCAAACATTTTGCCAGCTGGCTTAGATTGGCTCCAAACAACAAGATTAGCGGCGGAAAGGTGCTCTCAAGCAAAGTGCCAAAAGGCAGCAATCGATTGAAAATAGCATTGAGAAATGCAGCAAATGCCATTGGTAATCTGAAGGACTCTACCCCATTGAGGGATTTCTTTCATCGGGTTAACTTCAGAAAAGGCAGAACTTCTGCCATCAGTGCTACTGCCCGGAAACTAGCAGTCATTATTTGGAATATGGTGGTCAATAACACCCAATACATCAACCCTGAAGGGTATCTCTTTCTTGACCAAAAAAGAAAGCTCGGATTAACCAAAAGAATCAAAAAACAAATAGATAAATTTGGACTAAACCCTGAAGATCTTGGATTTTCAATTACCTGA
- a CDS encoding FKBP-type peptidyl-prolyl cis-trans isomerase gives MKIGKSKFVSLTYQLRLNSADGEMIEETTKDAPLEFLFGAGRMLQVFEDKLEGLAAGDTFSFDLKADEAYGEVNEDAVVDLPKSIFEIEGVIDEDLLTLGNTIPMQDAQGNRLNGIVLEVTDETVKMDFNHPLAGDDLYFTGSILTVREATEAELLAATSSCGCGHDHDHDHEHNCGSGCNC, from the coding sequence ATGAAGATTGGGAAAAGTAAATTTGTATCCTTAACATACCAGCTGCGACTGAACAGCGCTGACGGGGAGATGATTGAAGAAACAACAAAGGATGCTCCTTTGGAATTCCTTTTCGGTGCTGGACGCATGCTTCAGGTTTTTGAAGACAAACTTGAAGGACTTGCTGCAGGTGACACTTTTAGCTTTGACCTTAAGGCTGATGAGGCTTACGGTGAAGTAAACGAAGACGCTGTTGTTGATCTCCCAAAGAGCATCTTCGAAATCGAAGGAGTTATTGATGAGGACCTGCTTACACTTGGTAACACAATTCCTATGCAGGATGCTCAAGGTAACAGACTGAACGGTATCGTTCTAGAAGTTACTGATGAAACTGTAAAGATGGACTTCAACCACCCATTGGCTGGTGATGACCTTTATTTTACAGGTTCCATTCTTACTGTGAGAGAGGCTACAGAAGCTGAACTTCTTGCTGCTACCAGCTCTTGCGGATGTGGACACGATCACGATCACGATCATGAACATAACTGCGGTTCAGGTTGCAACTGCTAA
- a CDS encoding IS4 family transposase, whose amino-acid sequence MNKSTYFFGQSVFGQLISMVDTRIIARNSKRYKADHYVKRFTAKDHLISMLFCVFAKCSSLREVAGAMLGLSGKTRHFQLGHIPYRSTLSDANKRRSVDFFSGVYHDLLREYQHVISDTRFKDVLNKQVEIFDSTVISLFQDILKCVGRTPSNGKRKGGIKVHTVINVDEPVPKMIWFSSAATNDHLLLRKLEPDDNTIYVFDKGYNDYKAFKLFCEKGAGFVTRIKENAVYKVEQELYIDECIHSGVLEDTIIEVTVKEDDGGSKLKLRKVVFYDRVLKRKFEFLTNLFEMRPDMIAALYKTRWQIELLFKQLKSNFPLKYFLGDNENAIKIQVYCALIVNLLLTVIQKRLKRPWAFSNLVSFCRIHLFNYLHLIKFLENPERDWQRDDQDLEMLTLFRGAYF is encoded by the coding sequence ATGAACAAAAGTACTTATTTTTTTGGACAATCGGTATTCGGACAGCTCATATCTATGGTAGATACAAGGATTATCGCCCGAAACAGCAAACGGTACAAGGCCGATCATTACGTGAAACGTTTCACGGCTAAGGATCACCTTATAAGCATGTTGTTTTGCGTCTTCGCCAAATGCTCCTCCCTGCGCGAGGTGGCGGGTGCAATGCTCGGTCTTTCAGGCAAGACCAGGCATTTCCAGCTCGGCCACATACCCTACCGGAGCACCTTGTCGGACGCCAACAAGCGCAGGAGCGTTGATTTCTTCTCGGGCGTGTACCACGACCTGCTTCGCGAGTACCAACACGTGATCTCGGACACCCGCTTTAAAGATGTGTTGAACAAGCAGGTCGAGATCTTCGACAGCACGGTTATCAGTTTGTTCCAGGACATCTTGAAGTGCGTCGGCAGAACACCCTCGAACGGTAAACGCAAAGGGGGGATCAAGGTGCACACCGTTATCAATGTCGACGAGCCCGTTCCCAAGATGATATGGTTCTCATCCGCTGCCACGAACGATCACCTGCTGTTGAGGAAACTGGAACCGGATGACAACACTATTTACGTCTTCGACAAGGGATACAACGATTATAAAGCCTTCAAGCTGTTTTGTGAAAAGGGAGCCGGATTCGTTACCCGCATCAAGGAGAACGCCGTTTACAAGGTGGAGCAAGAACTTTACATCGATGAATGCATCCACAGCGGCGTGCTGGAAGACACTATCATCGAGGTGACCGTGAAGGAAGATGATGGCGGGAGCAAGCTGAAGTTGCGCAAGGTGGTGTTCTACGACAGGGTGTTGAAAAGGAAGTTCGAGTTCCTCACCAACCTGTTCGAGATGCGGCCCGACATGATAGCGGCCTTGTATAAAACAAGATGGCAAATAGAGCTGTTATTCAAGCAGTTAAAATCAAACTTCCCCCTGAAGTACTTCCTCGGGGATAACGAGAACGCGATAAAAATACAGGTATATTGCGCTTTGATCGTGAACCTCTTGCTCACGGTTATACAGAAGCGGTTGAAACGGCCTTGGGCATTCTCCAACCTGGTGTCATTTTGCAGGATACACCTGTTTAATTACCTGCACTTGATAAAATTTTTAGAAAACCCGGAACGAGATTGGCAACGAGATGACCAGGATTTAGAGATGCTTACCCTTTTCAGGGGGGCTTACTTTTGA
- a CDS encoding thioredoxin-like domain-containing protein, whose protein sequence is MKTNLEKLVFILLTFSILISCRSEVELKPVQMTSKPVFITGKVLNQTSEYNTVTVYVNELLSGEQLSYVSLVDSFGNFQIKFKLYYPQDILVRYGDNAFPIIIHPTDSIHIVFDANMISDKNELAKSIQFAGSRSDNESLIAFYALISEIFIPWEQYCQYEKEYNSDKFTALLDSLRSLKKEAANEFIRQGVSKELENWIKKEVDFDYYNWLALYPYDHAGFNKLDEYTIVPSSFYDFMNIELSLSDLSNSKSIIFIGRYQRRISSLMIDDGKLFKPDGRWTYKGNANDAIIKIILKYTSDSLLREMLIARQLYYTLDRREIKDFEKHYALFEKTVTQPFLREPLINKYIETKKHFENAQPRENTLLKLTKNTPANELITKILDDHKGKIIYLDIWATWCSPCRREMPFSKQLMQTLNNDKVAFVYLCIDSEEDKWKAIISELNISGSHYLATPDQSRFLYQLFEMNGVPQFVLLDTKGNVIEKGIHLRPSESLIKTKIDKLLME, encoded by the coding sequence ATGAAAACTAATCTTGAAAAACTCGTATTTATTCTATTAACATTTTCTATTTTGATTTCTTGTCGTTCAGAAGTTGAATTAAAGCCCGTTCAAATGACTTCTAAACCGGTTTTTATTACCGGAAAAGTTCTAAATCAAACATCTGAATATAATACCGTAACAGTTTATGTCAATGAATTACTTTCTGGGGAACAATTGTCTTATGTGAGTTTAGTCGATAGTTTTGGCAATTTTCAAATTAAATTCAAGTTGTATTATCCACAAGACATTTTAGTTAGATATGGAGATAACGCCTTTCCTATCATAATTCACCCCACAGATAGTATCCATATTGTATTTGATGCAAATATGATATCTGACAAAAACGAACTGGCAAAAAGCATTCAGTTTGCAGGAAGCAGGTCTGACAACGAAAGTTTGATTGCTTTTTATGCTTTAATTTCAGAAATATTTATCCCTTGGGAACAATATTGTCAATATGAGAAGGAGTATAATTCAGATAAATTTACAGCCTTGCTTGATAGCCTTAGGAGTTTAAAAAAAGAAGCTGCCAATGAATTTATTAGGCAAGGTGTCTCCAAAGAACTAGAAAACTGGATTAAAAAGGAAGTTGACTTTGATTATTACAATTGGCTTGCCCTTTATCCATATGACCATGCTGGTTTTAATAAATTAGATGAATACACTATTGTACCGTCATCTTTTTATGATTTTATGAATATTGAACTTTCTCTTAGTGACCTGAGCAACTCAAAATCAATTATTTTTATAGGTCGTTATCAAAGAAGAATTTCATCATTAATGATTGATGATGGAAAGTTGTTTAAACCTGATGGAAGGTGGACATACAAAGGAAATGCAAACGATGCAATAATCAAAATAATTTTAAAATACACGAGTGATTCCTTGTTAAGAGAAATGCTGATTGCGAGGCAGCTTTATTATACGCTTGATAGGCGCGAAATAAAAGATTTTGAAAAACACTATGCTTTGTTTGAAAAAACAGTAACTCAGCCTTTTTTGAGAGAACCTCTTATTAACAAGTATATAGAGACAAAAAAACATTTTGAGAATGCGCAACCAAGAGAAAATACATTATTGAAATTGACAAAAAATACACCCGCAAACGAACTTATTACCAAAATTCTGGATGACCATAAAGGGAAAATAATATACTTAGATATTTGGGCAACATGGTGCAGTCCTTGTCGAAGAGAAATGCCTTTTTCTAAACAGCTAATGCAAACGTTGAACAATGACAAGGTTGCTTTTGTGTATCTGTGTATTGACTCCGAAGAAGATAAATGGAAAGCAATCATTAGTGAACTAAATATTTCAGGTAGTCACTATTTGGCGACTCCAGACCAAAGTAGGTTTCTTTACCAACTGTTTGAAATGAACGGAGTACCCCAGTTCGTATTATTAGACACTAAAGGCAATGTGATAGAAAAAGGAATTCACCTGCGACCAAGTGAAAGTTTAATAAAAACAAAAATTGACAAACTATTAATGGAATAA
- the aroC gene encoding chorismate synthase gives MAGNSFGTLYKLTSFGESHGRGIGGIIEGVAPGLVLDMDFIQGELDRRRPGQSRITTPRDESDKVEFISGHMDHVATGTPLAFAVWNKDQRSGDYDNLKDIFRPSHADYTYEAKYGVRDHRGGGRSSARETIARVVAGAVAKLMLRQYGVSIQAYVSQVGMLKLEKDYRELDLSVAESNIVRCPDPVLAEKMVEYIDGIRVNHDSVGGIVTCIIKNAPVGLGDPVFDKLHARLGQAMLSINAVKGFEYGSGFGAAEMLGSQHNDEFYTEGGKVRSRTNNSGGIQGGISNGEDIYFSVAFKPVATILKDQNTVDKSGNEVVMKARGRHDPCVVPRAVPIVEAMAAMVLADCVLINKSYR, from the coding sequence ATGGCTGGAAATTCATTTGGAACACTATACAAGCTGACTTCATTTGGTGAGTCCCATGGTAGGGGCATTGGCGGTATCATTGAGGGGGTAGCACCCGGTTTGGTACTGGATATGGACTTTATTCAAGGTGAACTTGATAGAAGGCGTCCGGGTCAGTCCAGGATTACAACGCCCCGTGATGAAAGCGACAAGGTAGAATTTATCTCCGGTCACATGGACCATGTGGCAACCGGGACCCCTCTGGCTTTTGCTGTTTGGAACAAGGACCAGCGTTCAGGTGATTACGACAATCTGAAGGATATCTTCAGGCCTTCACATGCTGACTATACATATGAGGCTAAATATGGTGTGCGTGACCATAGGGGAGGGGGCCGTAGTTCTGCTCGTGAGACTATAGCCAGAGTAGTTGCCGGAGCCGTTGCCAAGCTCATGTTAAGGCAATATGGCGTTAGTATTCAGGCCTATGTGTCTCAGGTGGGTATGTTGAAACTTGAAAAGGACTACAGAGAGCTTGATCTCAGTGTTGCAGAAAGCAATATAGTAAGGTGTCCTGACCCTGTTTTGGCTGAAAAGATGGTTGAGTATATTGACGGAATCAGAGTTAACCATGATTCAGTTGGAGGAATAGTTACCTGTATAATAAAGAATGCACCTGTAGGGCTAGGAGATCCGGTGTTTGACAAGCTTCACGCAAGGTTGGGCCAGGCAATGCTAAGCATCAATGCTGTCAAGGGCTTTGAGTATGGTTCAGGCTTTGGTGCAGCCGAGATGCTGGGTTCACAGCATAATGACGAATTTTATACTGAGGGTGGCAAGGTAAGATCCAGAACCAACAATTCAGGCGGTATTCAGGGCGGTATATCCAATGGCGAAGATATATATTTCAGTGTAGCCTTCAAGCCTGTAGCAACAATACTAAAAGATCAGAATACAGTAGATAAGTCGGGCAATGAAGTCGTAATGAAAGCTCGGGGCAGACATGATCCCTGTGTAGTACCGAGAGCTGTGCCCATTGTAGAGGCTATGGCAGCGATGGTATTGGCCGATTGTGTGCTGATTAATAAGTCATACAGATAG
- a CDS encoding GlsB/YeaQ/YmgE family stress response membrane protein, with amino-acid sequence MESILLTLAIGLLAGYLGSLIMKGKGLGLILNLVVGLVGALLGGWVFGLLGVGGGGLLWQIISATIGAVILLWIVSLVRKK; translated from the coding sequence ATGGAATCAATCCTTCTTACATTAGCAATCGGCCTGTTGGCCGGTTATCTGGGCAGCCTTATAATGAAAGGCAAAGGTCTCGGTCTGATCCTTAACCTTGTAGTGGGACTTGTAGGTGCCCTGCTTGGTGGTTGGGTATTTGGACTTCTTGGCGTCGGTGGTGGAGGTCTTCTCTGGCAGATAATTTCAGCTACCATTGGTGCCGTCATACTTCTGTGGATAGTCTCACTTGTCAGGAAAAAATAG
- the ltrA gene encoding group II intron reverse transcriptase/maturase: protein MKERKQKIFASSKTCPQKDRTASDGYVEGQTFIWITENNLTTNDYRLGNGLLEHILSPSNLNSAYKQVKRNKGAGGVDKMEVESLKDYLVDNKDRLIQSIQQGKYRPNPVRRVLIPKENGKQRQLGIPTVVDRVIQQSIAQKLTSIYEPQFSSHSYGFRPKRNAHGALRKCRDYITQGYVYAVDIDLERYFDTVNHSKLIEILSRTIKDGRVVSLIHKYLNAGVMDEDHYEETHEGVPQGGPLSPLLGNILLNELDRELESRGHKFVRYADDMVILCKSRRSAHRTMKSIVSFIEEKLFLTVNRDKSQVAHVKDVKFLGYTFYRYRGEGRLRIHPKSVEKMKAKIKRLTSRSNGWGNERRKEALSQYIKGWVQYFKLADMQKLLIKTDAWYRRRLRMVIWKQWKRIKTKVANLIKLGINKYKAYEWANTRKGYWHIANSFILSRTVTDQRLRLAGYVFLSDYYKAVRVEY from the coding sequence ATGAAGGAAAGAAAGCAGAAAATCTTTGCATCATCAAAGACCTGTCCACAGAAAGATAGGACGGCATCCGACGGATATGTGGAAGGGCAGACCTTCATTTGGATAACTGAAAACAACCTCACCACCAATGATTATCGTTTAGGAAACGGATTATTAGAGCATATCCTGTCCCCCTCAAACCTGAACAGCGCTTACAAACAAGTAAAGCGCAATAAAGGAGCGGGTGGAGTAGACAAGATGGAGGTAGAGTCTTTAAAGGACTATCTTGTAGATAACAAGGATAGACTAATACAATCCATCCAACAGGGGAAATACCGCCCCAATCCGGTAAGGCGGGTTTTAATACCCAAAGAAAACGGAAAACAGCGCCAGTTGGGCATCCCCACAGTCGTGGATAGAGTGATCCAACAAAGCATCGCGCAAAAACTGACCTCCATTTACGAGCCTCAGTTCTCATCTCACAGTTATGGATTTAGACCTAAACGGAACGCTCATGGCGCCCTTCGTAAGTGTCGGGACTACATTACCCAGGGTTATGTTTACGCAGTGGATATAGACCTGGAGCGGTACTTTGATACCGTTAATCACAGCAAGTTGATAGAGATACTATCGCGTACCATTAAAGATGGGCGGGTGGTGTCACTTATCCACAAGTACCTAAATGCTGGAGTAATGGATGAAGACCACTATGAAGAAACCCATGAGGGCGTACCGCAAGGAGGACCACTAAGTCCTCTGCTGGGAAATATCCTACTGAACGAGTTGGACCGAGAACTCGAAAGCAGAGGTCATAAATTTGTACGCTATGCTGACGATATGGTCATACTCTGTAAGAGCCGGCGAAGCGCCCATCGGACGATGAAAAGCATCGTTTCATTTATAGAAGAAAAGCTTTTCTTGACAGTCAATCGGGACAAAAGCCAAGTGGCACACGTAAAGGATGTTAAATTTCTTGGCTATACCTTCTATCGCTATAGAGGTGAAGGAAGGCTGAGGATACACCCCAAAAGTGTGGAAAAGATGAAAGCTAAAATTAAAAGGCTAACATCGAGAAGCAACGGATGGGGCAACGAGCGCAGGAAGGAAGCATTAAGTCAATATATTAAGGGCTGGGTGCAATACTTCAAACTGGCCGATATGCAAAAGCTACTGATAAAAACGGATGCGTGGTACCGCCGACGGCTACGAATGGTAATCTGGAAACAATGGAAACGGATCAAAACCAAAGTGGCCAATCTTATAAAGCTGGGTATAAATAAATACAAAGCTTACGAGTGGGCGAACACAAGGAAAGGCTACTGGCATATAGCAAATAGCTTTATCCTATCCAGAACTGTCACAGACCAGCGGCTGCGTTTGGCCGGATACGTTTTCTTATCGGATTATTACAAAGCGGTAAGAGTTGAATATTAA
- a CDS encoding IS1380 family transposase — MSTKITKIGITTNKISGRGGLPLFLRYTEQIGLYGLISRNVSSLLTGNSKGLQLQQFVKQIVAFFIDGTNMAISSFDQSKKDEGYACLLECKTDQLASSHQVKRFFGKLSVISNSVFNKILNELFIWRLHISKPKVIELGIDTMVLDNDDAAKREGCEVTYKRKKGFQPLHICWGSFLIDVTFRKGSAHSNHGSDYTDRVRSIVNLIRKRYSKEVPIVVCADSGFADQKAYEIFEQELNIHYITTGKLYNDVTEYVKALPIDTLGKITKNKAVWQFAEFASKLKSWSKFRRCFFTRLHRDDTGQYVMEFGKPDSVIYTNIGNCPVADKRLRASGGDEWFKADTIIRKSHQRGADELIHRSIKELATREQLPFKSFGMNRAYYFMLVVTHFIFEAYKQDVTAEVIPVTVYPNTFRRKLIDFAVKITSRARSIVLNVTRVIYETINIEELWERCQSPPKIQFA; from the coding sequence ATGAGTACGAAGATAACAAAAATCGGCATTACAACCAATAAAATTTCTGGTCGTGGAGGGCTCCCTTTATTTCTTCGCTACACTGAGCAAATTGGCTTATATGGGCTAATATCGCGTAATGTTTCTTCTCTGCTTACTGGAAACAGCAAAGGCTTGCAGCTTCAACAGTTTGTAAAACAGATTGTTGCATTTTTTATAGATGGCACAAATATGGCCATAAGCAGTTTTGATCAAAGTAAAAAGGATGAAGGATATGCATGTTTGCTTGAATGCAAGACCGACCAATTGGCCTCTTCTCACCAGGTCAAACGTTTTTTTGGGAAGCTGTCCGTTATTTCAAACTCGGTATTCAATAAGATACTTAATGAACTGTTTATCTGGAGGCTTCACATATCCAAACCCAAAGTTATAGAACTGGGCATTGACACCATGGTTTTGGATAATGACGATGCTGCGAAACGCGAAGGTTGCGAGGTCACTTACAAGCGTAAGAAAGGGTTTCAGCCACTTCATATATGCTGGGGCTCGTTTCTGATAGACGTGACCTTTAGAAAAGGAAGTGCTCATTCCAATCATGGATCAGATTACACCGACAGGGTACGCTCTATAGTAAATCTGATACGCAAGAGATACTCCAAAGAAGTCCCTATTGTGGTGTGCGCCGATAGTGGGTTTGCGGATCAGAAAGCGTACGAGATATTCGAGCAAGAGCTTAATATACATTACATTACAACAGGAAAATTGTACAATGATGTTACTGAATATGTAAAGGCTTTACCCATTGACACTTTGGGCAAAATCACTAAAAATAAAGCAGTCTGGCAATTTGCGGAATTTGCCAGCAAGTTGAAATCCTGGTCCAAGTTTCGTCGTTGCTTTTTTACCAGATTGCACCGGGATGATACCGGGCAGTACGTAATGGAATTTGGTAAGCCTGACAGCGTCATCTATACCAATATCGGGAACTGTCCTGTCGCTGACAAAAGGCTTCGGGCATCCGGTGGAGATGAGTGGTTTAAAGCTGATACCATCATACGAAAATCACACCAAAGAGGAGCCGACGAGTTGATACATCGTAGCATTAAAGAGCTTGCTACCAGAGAACAACTTCCTTTTAAATCCTTTGGAATGAACAGAGCCTATTATTTTATGCTGGTAGTTACACACTTTATTTTCGAAGCATACAAACAAGATGTTACCGCAGAGGTTATTCCGGTAACCGTATATCCTAATACATTCAGAAGAAAGCTTATTGATTTTGCTGTCAAGATAACCTCAAGGGCAAGGAGTATTGTCCTGAATGTCACCAGAGTAATTTATGAAACGATAAATATTGAAGAGTTATGGGAACGGTGTCAGTCACCGCCGAAAATTCAGTTTGCATAA